The following coding sequences lie in one Hydrogenophaga sp. PBL-H3 genomic window:
- a CDS encoding aldolase gives MNHEADFHSPPCLQARVDLSLALRAAARFGLSEGVCNHFSLELPDGSGRFLLNPRGLLWSEVQADDIVMVDADGEALAGRHPVESTAMHIHSGIHRLARKAVVLHTHMPYATALTLTQDRALDTALSQNAMRFHGRLVIDPVYNGLALDQGEGERIARAMGSADIAFLANHGVVVCGARMDHAFDDLYYLERACMAQVLAQSTGRPLRAADAATAERVAEQMQSERLQSELFFEALRRTV, from the coding sequence ATGAACCACGAAGCCGATTTTCACAGTCCCCCTTGTCTGCAAGCGCGCGTCGACCTTTCACTGGCCTTGCGGGCGGCCGCCCGTTTCGGTTTGTCCGAGGGCGTCTGCAACCACTTCAGCCTGGAGCTGCCCGACGGCTCCGGCCGTTTCCTGCTCAATCCGCGCGGCCTGTTGTGGAGCGAAGTGCAGGCCGACGACATCGTGATGGTGGACGCCGATGGTGAGGCCCTGGCGGGTCGGCACCCCGTCGAGTCCACGGCCATGCACATACACAGCGGCATCCACCGGCTCGCCCGCAAAGCCGTGGTGCTGCACACCCACATGCCCTACGCCACCGCCCTCACGCTCACGCAAGACCGTGCGCTGGACACGGCCTTGTCGCAAAACGCCATGCGCTTTCACGGCCGGCTGGTGATCGATCCGGTCTACAACGGGCTGGCGCTGGACCAGGGCGAAGGCGAGCGCATTGCGCGCGCCATGGGCTCGGCCGACATCGCTTTTCTGGCCAACCACGGCGTGGTGGTGTGCGGTGCGCGCATGGACCACGCTTTTGACGATCTCTACTACCTGGAGCGGGCCTGCATGGCGCAGGTGCTGGCGCAGTCCACCGGGCGCCCACTGCGTGCGGCCGATGCGGCCACCGCCGAGCGCGTGGCTGAGCAGATGCAGAGCGAACGCCTGCAGTCCGAACTGTTTTTCGAGGCCCTGCGCCGCACGGTCTAG
- a CDS encoding GntR family transcriptional regulator: MSFTAKLPSRTNYVDEVYKVLLDAISDGSLAPGARVTQEEIAEQLDVSRSPVIQALRQLKTDGLVQDAPGRGVLIAPLDPQTIGHVYKIRGVLDELAAGLAAGRRARIDPEVIRKGREVSTGDDVRAMIDADMAFHRAVYQASGNPLIEDSSRMHWVHLRRVMGGVIQLHGLRRPIWDEHQAIADAIEAGDVALARERALQHAERASENLLARLGA, encoded by the coding sequence ATGTCGTTCACGGCCAAGCTCCCCTCCCGCACCAACTACGTGGACGAGGTCTACAAGGTCCTGTTGGACGCCATCAGCGACGGCTCGTTGGCTCCGGGCGCCCGCGTCACGCAGGAAGAGATCGCTGAGCAACTCGATGTTTCGCGCTCTCCCGTGATCCAGGCCCTGCGCCAGCTCAAAACCGACGGGCTGGTCCAGGACGCGCCGGGGCGTGGCGTGCTCATCGCGCCACTCGACCCGCAGACCATCGGACACGTCTACAAGATCCGGGGTGTGCTGGACGAGCTGGCCGCCGGCCTGGCCGCCGGGCGCCGGGCGCGCATCGACCCCGAGGTCATTCGCAAGGGCCGCGAGGTCAGCACCGGCGACGATGTGCGCGCCATGATCGACGCCGACATGGCCTTCCACCGCGCGGTGTACCAGGCCAGCGGCAACCCGCTCATCGAAGACAGCTCCCGCATGCACTGGGTCCACCTGCGCCGGGTGATGGGTGGCGTGATCCAGCTGCACGGCTTGCGCCGACCCATCTGGGACGAACACCAGGCCATCGCCGATGCGATTGAAGCCGGCGACGTGGCCCTGGCGCGCGAACGGGCACTGCAGCACGCCGAGCGCGCCAGCGAAAACCTGCTCGCCCGCCTGGGCGCTTGA
- a CDS encoding Rieske 2Fe-2S domain-containing protein, whose amino-acid sequence MTQPMDKQDSQRSTGTAAPIEKKLIPYGGYHTNKIPGHDPELTEVGPGTPTGEYMRSFWQPVCMSMELTDTPHFLMILGEELVAFRDKSGRVGLLHAHCVHRGASLEYGSIQERGIMCCYHGMVFDIDGTCLKVPFPKGEEADAERYACSIRQGAYKAFERNGLVFAYMGPPEKEPPFPEWEGNFTVLPGDELVPYSNFQHCNWLQVQDNAADNFHTATLHSAKNVVGGNFQGTTFDEVGAPSMEVAPDMQFVPVQGGRSLACAGARRVSDDRLFIRVQHQVLPNLSLHAYTSEDGSAQKHFSRFHIVRWTVPVDDVNSKMIGWRVMGPGIDTRGVGVKELVGYESIDFLEGQVALRRPERFGELTINDRPEVPTNHRMRANYKQAQYAPGDYEAIISQRPIAVHALENPTKLDAGVYMFRKLLRDAVRGTNKAASAEGFAEWLRDAAGMPRSFCSGNVLEIPVGARVEDEIVRRRHVTKAVVAMLAESEHLKGAEREQFVKTRMLALEAEMKASATAA is encoded by the coding sequence ATGACCCAGCCCATGGACAAACAGGACAGCCAACGCTCGACCGGCACCGCCGCACCCATCGAGAAGAAGCTGATTCCCTACGGCGGTTACCACACCAACAAGATCCCGGGCCACGACCCGGAGCTGACCGAGGTGGGGCCGGGCACGCCCACGGGTGAGTACATGCGCAGCTTCTGGCAGCCGGTCTGCATGTCCATGGAGCTCACGGACACGCCGCATTTCCTGATGATCCTCGGCGAAGAACTCGTGGCCTTTCGCGACAAAAGCGGTCGCGTCGGCCTGCTGCACGCGCACTGCGTGCACCGCGGGGCCTCGCTGGAGTACGGCTCCATCCAGGAGCGCGGCATCATGTGCTGCTACCACGGCATGGTGTTCGACATCGACGGCACCTGCCTGAAGGTGCCCTTCCCCAAGGGCGAAGAGGCGGACGCCGAGCGCTACGCCTGCTCGATCCGCCAGGGCGCCTACAAGGCCTTCGAGCGCAACGGCCTGGTGTTTGCCTACATGGGCCCACCCGAGAAAGAGCCCCCGTTTCCCGAGTGGGAAGGCAACTTCACCGTGTTGCCCGGCGACGAACTCGTGCCCTACAGCAACTTCCAGCACTGCAACTGGCTGCAGGTGCAGGACAACGCCGCCGACAACTTCCACACCGCCACGCTGCACTCGGCCAAGAACGTGGTGGGTGGCAATTTCCAGGGCACCACCTTCGACGAAGTGGGCGCGCCTTCGATGGAAGTGGCGCCCGACATGCAGTTCGTGCCGGTGCAGGGTGGCCGCTCGCTGGCCTGCGCAGGTGCGCGCCGCGTCAGCGACGACCGCCTGTTCATCCGCGTGCAGCACCAGGTGCTGCCCAACCTCAGCCTGCACGCCTACACGTCCGAGGACGGTTCGGCACAAAAGCACTTCAGCCGCTTCCACATCGTTCGCTGGACGGTGCCGGTGGACGACGTCAACAGCAAGATGATCGGCTGGCGCGTCATGGGCCCGGGCATCGATACGCGCGGCGTGGGCGTCAAAGAGCTCGTGGGCTACGAGTCGATCGACTTCCTCGAAGGCCAGGTGGCGCTGCGCCGGCCCGAGCGCTTTGGTGAACTCACCATCAACGACCGGCCCGAGGTCCCGACCAACCACCGCATGCGCGCCAACTACAAGCAGGCGCAGTACGCGCCGGGCGACTACGAAGCCATCATCAGCCAGCGCCCGATCGCGGTGCACGCGCTGGAGAACCCGACCAAGCTCGATGCCGGGGTCTACATGTTCCGCAAGCTGCTGCGCGACGCGGTGCGCGGCACCAACAAGGCCGCCAGCGCCGAGGGCTTTGCCGAGTGGCTGCGCGACGCCGCCGGCATGCCGCGCAGCTTCTGTTCGGGCAACGTGCTGGAGATCCCGGTGGGCGCTCGCGTGGAAGACGAGATCGTGCGCCGCCGCCACGTGACCAAGGCGGTGGTGGCCATGCTGGCCGAAAGCGAACACCTGAAGGGCGCCGAGCGCGAGCAGTTCGTCAAGACACGCATGCTGGCGCTTGAAGCGGAGATGAAAGCCAGCGCCACGGCGGCCTGA